The Thermodesulfobacteriota bacterium nucleotide sequence AGGTCTTTACGCCAAGATCACCAAAGTGTTTTAGTAAACCTTCTAATTCTTCACGCGCTTCAGTTAGATCAATTTTGTTAAGTGCAACTATCTGTGGTTTTTTAGATAGCTCTTCGCTATAAGATTTTAGCTCGTGATTTAATTTGTCGTAGTCATTGATCGGATCACGCCCTGTCATTGGTGAGAGATCGAGCATATGGATCAATATTTTTGTTCTCTCAATATGTCTTAGGAACTGAATACCCAGCCCTGCACCTTCATGAGCGCCTTCAATAATTCCAGGGATATCTGCCAGCACAAATGTCTGTCCGTCTCCGTAACTCACAACCCCTAGGTTGGGTACAAGGGTTGTGAAAGGGTAGTCGGCAATTTTCGGTCTCGCTGCGGAAATAGTAGAAATCAGAGTTGATTTTCCTGCGTTCGGGAATCCTAGAAGGCCCACATCGGCAAGAAGTTTAAGCTCTAATGTGATTATTTTCTCCTCTCCCGGGACTCCAGGCTCGACTTCTCTTGGCGCTTGATTTGTGGGAGTAACAAAGCGTGCATTTCCTCTTCCGCCTTTTCCTCCCTTGGCAACCACTATGCTGTCCTCTTCTTTGGTTAAGTCGCCGTAAAACTCCCCTGTTTCAAAATCTTTAATTAAAGTTCCCATTGGGACGGGGATTAACAGGTCCTCAGCGTTTTTACCGTGTTGGTCCTTGCCCTTGCCGTGAACTCCTCTTTTGGCTTTATAGTGCTGCTGGTAGCGGTGGTCTAAAAGCGAGCTCATATTTCTTTTTGCCACCATTACAACATCGCCGCCGTTCCCGCCGTCTCCGCCGTTAGGTCCGCCCCTTGGGACAAACTTCTCCCGCCTAAAGCTAACGCAGCCCCGCCCGCCGTCACCGGCTTTAACATATATTTTCGCTTGAT carries:
- the obgE gene encoding GTPase ObgE, coding for MVKFIDQAKIYVKAGDGGRGCVSFRREKFVPRGGPNGGDGGNGGDVVMVAKRNMSSLLDHRYQQHYKAKRGVHGKGKDQHGKNAEDLLIPVPMGTLIKDFETGEFYGDLTKEEDSIVVAKGGKGGRGNARFVTPTNQAPREVEPGVPGEEKIITLELKLLADVGLLGFPNAGKSTLISTISAARPKIADYPFTTLVPNLGVVSYGDGQTFVLADIPGIIEGAHEGAGLGIQFLRHIERTKILIHMLDLSPMTGRDPINDYDKLNHELKSYSEELSKKPQIVALNKIDLTEAREELEGLLKHFGDLGVKTFPISAATGEGTKDLIYEVAKELEAYNQPA